In Nematostella vectensis chromosome 2, jaNemVect1.1, whole genome shotgun sequence, one genomic interval encodes:
- the LOC125560567 gene encoding uncharacterized protein LOC125560567, whose amino-acid sequence MNFELAGVTGTRKLKGHMVDLVVMSQDGMVESELLNVRTVKEIPVSSSCIPRREDVEQFTHLRNINLQECGASEVGLIIGLKENPLLFVPLEYKAGNDGEPVGVRYSLGWTVMGPMCGKRDSDQCSVNLINVANKQFPEELYNEESCLVAHTHPEDTKLAEHDGTGAPQHCLFKDNVSRTAKLKTADLEIEKEIDKEVLQQQLERLWQTDFADSVVSSNVCPSIENKRALEIMEDTLEIVDGHYQVALPWRRDPPYLPYNKIMAERRCGLLKKRFLRDGVLFDKYKETMNDYIERGHAEKVPAEELARSDGRLWYLSHHPVTHPLKKDKVRIVFDCAAKYGGTSLNEQLLQGPDLTNNLVAVLSRFREEKIGLVADVESMFHQVRVNPKDCDALRFLWWPNSDLSGELEEYRMVKHLFGATSSPSVVNYCLKKTIELKDNTNPEVSDAIVRNMYVDDLMKSTDTTENAVKLVSDIREVLDKGGFNLTKWCSNDKDVIASVPEKHRAKSMLNELERPTTSTLGLKWNVEDDQFVWDVADSNRRAKEKPATKRSVLSIVYSLFDPLGFIAPYTMKGKLLLQVLTRKQVGWDDPMNPDDSAQWMRWVEDLPKLEEVKVDRCFKPKDFKELKDAQLHVFSDASRQRYSAVAYLRLEDVEGRKHCSFVMGKARLAPLREISIPRLELTAAVISVKLSKIIREELDLKVNKVNYWTDSMSVLKCINNETKRFHTFESNRLTIIHDGSNAGEWRYVNRDDNPADDGSKGLKMDTLIRNDRWLKGPSFLLEDDADWPKVITIPEIKDDDPEVRKEAQVYVTCEEKRRNVINDIIMYHSSWQKLKLSIAWLLRYKQFLRSKVLQRKEAQGEHEKRDVGGLMTVEELQEAECIILRHVQREEFPDERLHEKSDKSISKLCPQKENGLIRVGGRIGKAQVDYELRHPIILPYKNHVTDLIIMDHHQSVGHMGQESVLSSLRNEYWVIKGRSAVRRVIGKCLKCQGRRAKPMEQFMADLPAMRVAAEEPPFTYVGVDYFGPMEVKVGRSRVKRYGCLFSCLSMRAVHVEITHSMDTDSMINALRRFISLRGYPKEIHSDNGTNFTKADKELKQALEEWDLERINRFCIQRRIKWSFIPPAASHMGGAWERMVQTAKRVLKSLLNEQIVSDEVLLTVMAETVNIINSRPLTRNSDDIEDEMPLTPNHLLHLRPTPSVPPGVFGKEDMYCRRAWRQAQYLSNRFWRRWTSEYLPTLMERTKWTTVRENLKEGDVVLLADENFRRGEWPLARVMEVLPSSDGVCAAPW is encoded by the coding sequence ATGAACTTTGAACTAGCTGGTGTAACGGGAACGAGGAAACTCAAAGGTCACATGGTTGATCTCGTAGTAATGTCACAAGATGGAATGGTAGAAAGTGAGTTGTTAAATGTCAGGACAGTGAAGGAAATTCCTGTATCTTCTAGTTGTATACCAAGGAGGGAAGATGTTGAACAATTTACTCATTTGAGGAACATTAACTTGCAAGAATGCGGTGCGTCAGAAGTTGGACTCATTATTGGACTTAAGGAAAATCCATTGCTGTTTGTACCACTAGAATACAAGGCTGGTAACGATGGAGAACCGGTCGGTGTGAGATATTCTCTTGGATGGACGGTGATGGGTCCCATGTGCGGAAAAAGGGACAGTGACCAGTGCTCGGTTAACCTTATTAATGTAGCGAATAAGCAATTTCCTGAAGAACTTTATAATGAAGAATCATGTCTTGTAGCACATACCCACCCGGAAGATACCAAGCTTGCTGAGCATGATGGTACAGGTGCACCACAGCATTGTTTGTTTAAGGACAATGTCTCTAGAACTGCTAAGCTCAAGACTGCGGATTTAGAAATAGAGAAGGAGATTGATAAAGAGGTATTGCAGCAACAATTAGAAAGACTCTGGCAAACTGACTTTGCGGATTCAGTTGTCAGTTCAAACGTCTGTCCTTCTATTGAAAATAAGCGTGCACTAGAGATAATGGAAGATACACTAGAGATAGTCGACGGGCACTATCAGGTAGCACTTCCTTGGAGGAGAGACCCGCCCTATTTACCATATAACAAGATTATGGCAGAAAGAAGGTGCGGTCTTCTGAAGAAGAGATTTCTTAGAGACGGTGTTCTGTTTGATAAGTATAAGGAGACAATGAATGATTACATCGAGCGAGGTCATGCAGAGAAGGTACCGGCTGAAGAGTTGGCGCGAAGTGATGGGCGGTTGTGGTACTTAAGCCACCACCCAGTGACACACCCATTGAAGAAGGATAAAGTGCGAATTGTTTTTGACTGTGCAGCAAAGTATGGAGGAACTTCGTTAAATGAACAATTGTTACAAGGACCGGACTTGACAAACAATCTTGTTGCAGTATTAAGTCGTTTTCGGGAGGAGAAGATCGGGTTAGTCGCGGATGTGGAGTCAATGTTTCATCAGGTACGGGTGAATCCAAAGGACTGTGATGCATTAAGGTTTTTATGGTGGCCCAACTCTGATTTATCTGGAGAGTTGGAGGAGTACAGGATGGTGAAACACTTGTTCGGTGCGACATCGTCACCAAGTGTAGTGAACTATTGTTTGAAGAAGACAATAGAACTTAAGGATAACACCAACCCGGAAGTGTCTGACGCAATAGTTAGAAATATGTATGTGGATGATCTTATGAAGTCTACGGATACGACTGAGAATGCAGTTAAACTTGTAAGTGATATCAGAGAAGTGTTGGACAAGGGAGGGTTCAACTTGACCAAGTGGTGCAGTAACGACAAGGATGTGATTGCATCGGTACCAGAGAAGCATCGAGCCAAGTCAATGTTGAACGAGCTAGAGCGGCCGACGACTTCGACACTCGGTTTGAAGTGGAATGTGGAAGATGATCAATTTGTATGGGATGTTGCGGACAGCAACAGACGTGCAAAGGAGAAACCTGCAACCAAGCGGAGTGTATTATCAATTGTCTACTCTCTGTTTGATCCTCTTGGATTTATTGCACCCTATACCATGAAAGGAAAGCTGCTTCTACAAGTGTTGACCAGAAAGCAAGTTGGATGGGATGATCCCATGAACCCAGATGATTCTGCCCAGTGGATGCGGTGGGTGGAAGATCTTCCCAAGCTAGAAGAGGTGAAGGTTGATCGATGTTTTAAGCCGAAAGATTTCAAGGAACTCAAAGACGCTCAACTACATGTGTTCTCGGATGCATCAAGGCAACGTTATTCAGCGGTGGCTTACTTACGACTAGAAGATGTAGAGGGTCGTAAACATTGCTCATTTGTCATGGGGAAGGCACGACTAGCTCCCCTGCGAGAGATCTCTATTCCAAGACTAGAACTAACCGCTGCTGTTATTTCGGTAAAGTTGAGTAAGATTATCCGGGAAGAGCTGGATCTTAAGGTAAACAAAGTGAACTACTGGACTGATTCAATGTCGGTGCTTAAGTGCATTAACAATGAAACGAAGAGGTTTCACACCTTTGAGTCCAATCGTTTGACAATTATACATGATGGTTCCAATGCTGGAGAATGGCGGTATGTGAATAGGGATGACAACCCAGCTGATGATGGCTCAAAGGGACTCAAGATGGACACTCTAATCAGGAACGATCGGTGGCTGAAGGGACCGAGCTTCCTATTGGAGGACGATGCAGACTGGCCTAAGGTGATCACAATCCCTGAGATTAAGGACGATGACCCAGAAGTCAGAAAGGAAGCGCAAGTGTATGTGACATGTGAGGAGAAACGGAGAAATGTTATTAATGACATCATCATGTACCACTCTTCGTGGCAGAAGTTGAAGTTATCGATCGCCTGGTTATTGCGATACAAGCAATTCTTAAGGAGTAAGGTGTTGCAACGCAAGGAAGCCCAAGGTGAGCATGAGAAGAGGGACGTCGGAGGATTAATGACGGTTGAGGAGTTGCAAGAGGCAGAGTGCATAATTCTGCGGCATGTTCAACGAGAAGAATTCCCTGACGAGAGATTGCATGAGAAATCTGACAAGTCAATCAGTAAGTTATGTCCGCAGAAAGAAAACGGACTGATACGTGTCGGAGGACGGATCGGGAAGGCACAGGTTGACTACGAGTTGCGACATCCTATAATACTACCCTACAAGAATCATGTTACAGACCTGATTATTATGGATCATCATCAGAGTGTTGGACATATGGGTCAAGAGTCAGTTTTGTCGTCTCTGAGAAACGAGTATTGGGTAATAAAGGGACGATCTGCAGTTCGTCGAGTGATTGGCAAGTGTCTTAAGTGTCAGGGAAGAAGAGCAAAGCCAATGGAGCAATTCATGGCAGACCTTCCGGCTATGCGAGTTGCAGCTGAGGAGCCACCCTTCACTTACGTAGGGGTCGATTACTTTGGCCCAATGGAGGTCAAGGTCGGAAGGTCAAGGGTTAAGAGGTATGGATGTTTGTTTTCGTGCCTCAGCATGAGAGCCGTGCATGTTGAGATAACGCATTCAATGGACACGGACTCCATGATTAACGCCCTGCGACGGTTTATCAGTCTTAGAGGATATCCTAAAGAGATCCATAGTGATAATGGTACAAATTTTACGAAGGCAGATAAGGAGCTAAAGCAAGCCCTCGAAGAATGGGATCTCGAGAGGATCAACAGGTTTTGTATCCAAAGGCGGATTAAGTGGAGCTTTATTCCACCTGCGGCAAGCCACATGGGTGGTGCATGGGAAAGGATGGTACAGACTGCCAAGCGTGTGTTGAAGTCGCTGTTGAATGAACAAATAGTTTCCGATGAGGTGCTTCTCACGGTAATGGCGGAGACCGTGAACATCATCAATAGCAGACCACTGACACGTAACAGTGATGATATCGAGGATGAGATGCCCCTAACTCCCAACCATTTGCTTCACTTGAGACCAACGCCTAGTGTGCCACCAGGCGTATTTGGAAAGGAAGATATGTATTGTAGGCGAGCCTGGAGACAAGCCCAATATCTGAGCAACAGATTTTGGCGTCGGTGGACAAGTGAATATCTCCCAACGCTGATGGAGAGAACGAAGTGGACTACTGTCAGAGAAAACCTCAAGGAAGGTGATGTAGTTCTTTTGGCTGATGAGAACTTTCGGAGAGGCGAATGGCCACTTGCACGTGTGATGGAAGTCCTACCAAGTAGTGATGGCGTGTGCGCAGCGCCATGGTGA